The DNA window ACAATATACGGAGTAAGTATGTGCATGGCGACTTTGCTGAGTCAATGGAGCAGATGACAAAGTACTACCAAGGTGCTGAAGAACTGTTTCTGTCACTAATAATCAACCTTCCTAAGGCGAGTCCTTTGGCAGAATAGTCAACCGGGCATAATCATTCCCAATGCTCCAAGCCGGAATCGTCGGGCTCCCCAACGTCGGGAAGTCAACCCTCTTTAACGCCGTGGTCGCCAACGCCCAGGCACAAGCGGCCAACTTCCCCTTTTGCACGATTGAGCCAAATGTGGGAATGGTCAGCGTCCCCGATGCCCGATTAGAAGTCCTCGCCAAGATTTCAGGTTCCGAAAACATTCTGCCTGCACGGGTGGAATTCGTCGATATCGCTGGGCTGGTCAAAGGTGCATCCAAGGGCGAGGGACTCGGCAACCAGTTCCTGGCCAACATCCGCGAAGTCGACGCCATCGTCCATGTCGTCCGGTGCTTTGTCAACGATGACATTACCCACGTCCACGGATCCGTCGATCCTCTGCGGGACATCGACGTCATCAACTTGGAACTCGTCCTCGCCGATTTGGCCCAGGTCGAAAAGCGCATTGAGCGCGCCCGCAAAGATGCCAAAACCAACAAAGACGCCAAACCCGAAGTCGAGGCCCTCGAAAAAATTCTGCCCCTGCTGGAAGATGGCAAACCCGCCCGCCAAGCCCAACTCGATGAGGAGCAAGCCTCAGCCATCCGGCACTTGGGACTGCTCAGCCTCAAACCCGTCATCTATGCCGCCAATGTGAACGAAGAGGACATCGCCACCGGGAACAGCCTCACCCAATTGGTTGAACAATTCGCCAAAGCAGAAGGGAACGACATGATCGTCATCTCGGCACAAATCGAAGCCGAACTCATCGAATTGCCCGAAGAAGACCGAGGCGAATTCTTGGAAAGCCTCGGGATCACGGAATCTGGACTCCAGAACCTCATCCGCCACACCTATGACCTCCTGGGGCTGCAAACGTACTTCACAACCGGGCCCAAAGAAACCCGGGCGTGGACCATCACTAAAGGCATGAAGGCCCCCCAAGCCGCCGCCGTCATCCACACGGATTTTGAAAAGGGGTTCATCCGGGCCGAAACGGTCGCCTATGCCGATTTGGTTGAAAATGGCTCGATGGCCAACGCTAAAGCCAAAGGAAAGGTGAGATCCGAAGGAAAGGAGTACGTCGTCCAAGAAGGCGACGTCCTCCACTTCCTGTTCAACGTTTGACCGATCGGCGGCGGATCAACGCCAACCCGGCAACCGCCAGGCCGACCATTGAAACCGGTTCTGGCACGGCTGCCACTTGCATCGAGTCAAAAAATACCGGATTCGAAACCGGGCCGAACAGCGCCGTGCTCTGGAACCCCCAGTTGTTCAGAACGGCCGTCGGGTCATAGGTGTCAGATCCGATCAGGACGTTGTCCGCGTACATTTTGGTTGAAAAGTTGACCGTGTCCACATCCAGTCGCATCAGGTGCCAAGTGTTCATTGTTGCGGCCGGGCCAGTGAAAAGATTGCTCCCAGATCCATAAACGAAACTGTTGTTGGCAATCCCGGCAAAACCCATGCGGGTTGCCCCCGAGCCTCCAAGTCCGAGAACCTGGATGATTGCCGAACCGAGGTTTTGGGTTCCGGCCGTGACATAAATCGCTCCAGACATGCTCAGAATGTCATTCCCTACCGTGCGGCCCGACCAACCCGTCGGCAAGTGGATCCCTGCCGCGCTTCCGGTTGTTGGCTGCTGGGTGGCCATCCTCGTGCCCGAAAACGGCGAGACAATGCCCACCGTCCCAACAATGTTGGTTGCAGAACCGCTTTCGGACCAACCGCCTTGCCCGTTTAGGCTTCCCAGGCTCATGGAATCAAAGTTGTCTGTCCACACCACTTGGCCAAACGCGGCAAACGGCAACACGGCGAAAATCAGTGAAAGTGCTCGTTTCATGTGCTCCACTCCCCAGATGCCAATTGCATCTTTGCAACATTAATCTACCAGAAGGAGGAGAAAATAAGTTGAGAAATCTACACGGTTTAAGAGTTCAACCAGTACACTGCCAAATATGAAAAGAGTTGCCCTCGTCGCGTCATTGCTCGTGCTTGCCGCCGCTTCGTTCGCCGCCGAATCCGCGGACACTATCATGGCCAAGGCCAAACAGCAGGCCGCCAAAGAGAACAAAAACATCCTCGTCAAATTCAGCGCGAGCTGGTGTGGGTGGTGCCACCGCATGGATGACTGGATGCACGACACCGAGGCGGGAAAGCTCGTCGCCAAACAGTACGTTGTGGTCGTCCTGATAGTGGACGAAGATGACAAACACAAAGCTGACGAAAACCCCGGAGCCGACGACCTGAGGCATCGGATGGGGGGCGACCAAGTCGGGATCCCGTTCTTTGGGATGCTCGATAAGACCGGGAAAGTTTTGGCGACCAGTAACCCCAACAAAGAAAAGCCCGGCAATATCGGGTTCCCGGTGGAAGATAGCGAAATCGAACACTTCCTCAAAATGGTTGCCGACACCTCCAAGCTCACCAAAGCCCAGATCGAACAGGTTCGCGCTTCTCTGAAAGAAAGCGCCAAGAAAATAAAAGGAGGCGGGCTCTAAGCCCGCCTGCAATTCGCATTGCCGACTACTTGTCGGCTTCGATGAGCGCTTTTAAAGTGTCTTTGTCGATGAAGTTGTCGATGTAGAGGACGTTCCCATTCTTTCCAATCACAACCTTGGTCGGGAAGGCGTCAACTGCATAGTCCTTGTTCATTTTTGAGTTGGGGCCCATTTTGCCTTGACGCCAATTGACGTTTGACTTTTTGAGTTCGGAAACAAACTCCTCGGCCGTCATGTCGTCATCGTTGTTCATGCCGATCAAGACAAAGCCTTTGTCCTTGCCGCCGAACTCGTCGTTCCATTCGCGGAGCTCACCGAGCTCCGAAACGCATGAGCTTCACCAAAACGCCCAGAAGTCCAACAGGATGGTTTTGCCTTTGTAGTCGGAAAGGTGCCACTCCTGACCCTTTTCGTCCTTAATGGCAAAATCGGGGGCTGGTTTGCCTACGGCCACCGTCTCCGAAAGTTTTGCCATCGGCGACTTGGGCATAGCCGCGCCCGCGGACGGAGCGGGAGCGCCGGAAGGCGAAGCCGAGGAAATCGCTCCCTTAGGCTCCGGTTTGGGCATGGGCTCTGGATCTTTGGCACACCCGGCAACGGAAAGGACCAATCCGAGGGAGAGGGCGCTAATCCAAATTCTGTCCATGGTTGCCATTGTATATCAAAGGCCGCTTACAAATACGGTTCGATGGCCTCTTTGGTGATCGTGTTGCCGATGTACACAACCGTCCCCTTTTTGTCAATCAGAACCTTGGTCGGGAATTCGCTCACCTGGTAATCCGCATGCATCGGGGCCTTATCCGGGATCAGGCCCTGCCGCCAATCCACCGGGCTCTTTGCCAATTGCTTCTTGATCTGGCCTGCATCGGCTGCATCGGTGTTGATCCCAAGAAGAACGAAGTCCCGCCCTTTCAGCGAGTCGTTAATCTTCCGCAGGTCGGGCAACTCTTGAACGCAGTAAGGACACCAGAATCCCCAAAAATCCAGCAAGACGGTCTTGCCGCGATAGTCGCTCAGCTTCCACATGACCCCAGATTCGTCGGGAAGTTCAAAATCCGGGGCCGGCGAACCGACCTTGACCGTCCCGGACAGTTGGCCCGGTTTGCTTTGTGCGGGCGGGGCTGGGGCCGCGGCTTTGGCCGGGAGGGACGGAGAGCATCCGGAAAAGGTCAGCGCCGTGGCGGCCAGCATGAGAGGAATCTTCACAAACAAGGGAATTCCGCGTCCCGCCCGAATGTTCCAACCGCCATCCGGCAGGGGACGATTCACCCAGCGAAGGTACCCTGAACCTTCCTCCCCCTATGTCCCTTTTCAAAATCATCCCCCTGGGCGGCACCGGCGAAATAGGCAAGAACTGCACCGTCGTTGAATCGGCCGACGATATCGTCGTGGTCGACTGTGGCATCTCCTTCCCCCACGAAGAACATTACGGCGTCGACATCGTCATCCCCGATTTCACTTACCTGCTGGAAAACCGCGAGAAAGTCCGGGGCATTGTTCTCACCCATGCCCACGAAGACCATGTCGGGGCCCTCAGCTATCTGCTCACCGAACTCAACGTCCCGCTTTACTGTTCACCCCTCACCGAAGCGCTGGTCGGCATGAAACTGGAAGAACGGGCCCGCAACATCGAGCCCAAGTTCGTCCGGATGACCCCAGGGGAAAAGTTCATACTTGGTGGCTTTGAAATCGAGCCCGTCCGCGTCACGCACTCGATCCCCGAAACGAGCGCTATCGCCTTCCACACATCAGAAGGGGTCATCCTGTTCACCGCCGATTTCAAATTCGACAAAGCACCCGTCGACAAACTCCTTTCCGATGAATCCCGGCTCAAAGAACTCGGGGAGGAAGGCGTCCTCCTGCTCTTGTGCGACACCACCAACGTGGACCGCCCCGGGTGGAGCAACTCAGAATCCGAAGTCGGACCGTCGCTCAAAGAAATTTTCTCCGCCGCCGAAAGCCGGGTTTTTGTCACCCAATTCAGCTCCAACATCCACCGGATGCAGCAAATCTGCGATTCGGCCAAAGCCGCCGGCCGCAAAGTGAGCATCGCCGGGAGGCGGATGGAGCAGACCTTCAACTTGTGTCGGCGTCTGGGCTACCTCAATGTGGCCCGCGAGGACACCGTCCCCATCGAGGATTCCACCAAACTCCCCAACGACCAGGTCGTCATCATCGTCACCGGCTCGCAAGGGGAGCCCAATGCCGCCCTCAGCCAGATGTCCCGCCGGGAATACAACCGGGTCAAAGTCCGCAAAGGCGATACCATCGTCTATTCCGCCCGGCCGATCCCGGGCAACGAAGGCGGAATCTGGAGGGTTGTCAACAACCTGATCCGGCAAGGGGCAAAGGTCATCACCGACTACCCCACCCCCGTCCACACCAGCGGCCACGCCAGCCAGGACGAAATCAAACAGATGTACGAACTGACCAAGCCGTTCTACTTTGCCCCCGTCCACGGCGAACCCAGGCACCAACGAAAAATGGCTGACCTTTTGGTGGAGTGGGGACATGCGCCGCACCGGATCTACACTCTGGAAAACGGTCAGACCCTTAACATCGGGCCGGAAAGCGCCTGGGTTGAAGAAGGTGCGCCCTTTGGTGAGGTTTTCATCGACCAGAATTCGCACGTCCCAGTCTCGGAATCCGTGCTTCGGCACCGTCACACTTTGGCGCACGATGGGGTGTTCGTCATCACAGTCGTCGTCGACCGGCAGCATGGCGAACTGGCGACCCGCCCCCGGGCGGATGTCCGCGGGCTCAATGCCGAAGCTGGTGCCGTCGAAGACGTGATGGACGACCTGAGCAGCATCTTGGCCAAACTCTCGCCTTCCGAGCTGACCGTTCCGGACTATTTGTCGGCGCAGATCCTCGAAGCCTCAGGAAAGCTCATTTGGCGATCCACCCGGCAACGGCCCCTCGTCATCCCGATTGTCGAGCTGATTTAGCCGTTTCACCCAAGATCCGCTTCAAAAACGCCCCGGTGTGGCTCCCTGTCACGGCCGCGACCTCTTCGGGGGTTCCGGTGGCCACGACCGTGCCGCCGCCAGAGCCTCCTTCCGGTCCCATGTCGATCAACCAATCCGCCGTTTTGATCACATCCAGGTTGTGCTCGATGACCAAAACCGTGTTCCCTTGATCCACCAACTGGTGGAGAACAGAAAGCAGCAACTTCACGTCGGCAAAGTGCAGGCCCGTGGTCGGCTCATCCAGAATATAAAGCGTCCGGCCCGTCGACCGTTTGGAAAGTTCGGTTGCCAACTTGACGCGCTGGGCCTCGCCTCCCGATAGGGTGGTGGCCGCTTGGCCCATTCGAATGTAGCCCAACCCGACCTGTAACAAGGTCTCCAGCTTTTTGAAGATTCGAGGGATCGGCTTGAAGAATTCACACGCTTCCTCCACCGTCATTTCCAAAACATCGGCAATGGATTTGCCCTTGTATTTGACCTCTAGCGTTTCGCGGTTGTAGCGCCGGCCTTTGCAGGTTTCGCACGGCACATACACATCCGGCAAAAAGTGCATCTCGATCTTGATGATCCCATCGCCCCGGCACACTTCGCACCGTCCGCCCTTCACATTGAAGCTGAACCTCCCCTGTTTGTATCCGCGGAGCTTGGCATCCTGGGTTTTGCTAAACAGGTCGCGGATGATGTCGAATGTCCCGGTATAGGTCGCCGGATTGCTGCGCGGGGTCCGCCCGATCGGCCCTTGGTCGATGTCGATCACCTTGTCGATCTCTTCGTGACCTAACAATTCGTCATGCGGTTCCCAAACCCCTCGTGTGCCGTGTAGCTCGTACATCAACCGGGGGAACAACGTGTCTTGAATCAAGGTGGATTTGCCGCTCCCGCTCACCCCGGTGACACAGGTCAGGCATCCCAGGGGGATCGCGGCATCGACCCCCTGTAAGTTATGCCCCCGCGCATTCTTCAAAACCAGCCAGTCGCTCAAGCCGCCTCCCTCGCCCGCATCTCAGCCAAAAACTCCTGCCCGCACCGGAGCTTCTTAGCCAGGGGCGACTTTGGGTCAACAACCCGCCAAAAGGGAGTGACGGAATCCAACGGCGCCCCCGCCAGGTGCTCGTCCCAGGCCGCCTCGCTCACAATGCGCAGGAATATGCCAACCGTCAGCGGGCAGGTCATGTCCGCGCCGTACTCTCCGGCCCACTCCTCGCGCAGCTCGGCCGGGGTTTTGAATTCGCCCACGCCAAGCTTGGCCACCCGGTCCCGGACGATGCGCGGATTCAAAATCAAAATCCTCGTCCCGGCCTTCACCCAGCTGAAATCTTTTGCAGCGGTTTCGATCTCCGGATCTCCGCCCGACTCCATCTTTTGCGCCCAAGTTTTCTTTGCCATCACTTTTTCCCCTGCTTGCCGAGCGGGTTGGCCGAACGCGGTTTCCGGCGCTGCTTGGGAACCTCGATCCGGTCGGCTCCGGTCAGGTAGCGCGACGTCGGCGAATCGCGCTTCACAAAGTCTTCATACGGACCTTCGTTCACAATCTTCCCGCCATGTTCTCCGGCCGCGGGCCCGATGTCGATTAGCCAGTCGGCAGCCCGCATCGTGTCTTCGTCGTGCTCGACGACAATCACCGTATTACCCAAATCACGCAGCCTCACCAGGGTTTCGATGAGCTTGGCGTTGTCGCGTTGGTGCAAGCCGATCGAAGGTTCGTCTAGGACATAAAGGCACCCCATCAACCCGCTCCCGATCTGCGTGGCCAGGCGGATCCGCTGGGCTTCCCCCCCGGCCAAGGTATTTGCCGACCGGCTGAGATTCAAGTAACTCAAGCCCACATCGTTCAAAAATCCCAGGCGTTCCCGGATCTCTTTCACTGCCCGCTCGCCGATCGTCCGCTGGCGCTCATTGAGTTTTTCCCACAGACCTTCAAAGAATTGGAAGGCGTCGCCCACGCTCATGTCTGTGATTTCGCTGATGTCGCGCATCGCCAATTTCACGCAAAGACTCTCCGGCTTCAGTCGCTTGCCACCGCATGCCGGGCAAGGACGGGTCCGCATGTATTGCGCCAGGTCGGCTTTGACCCATTCGCTTTCGGTCTGCTCATATTTCTTTTTGAGCACGTTCAACACGCCATCCCACTTGGTATTGAACTCCCGGGTCGTCTTGGCATACTGCATTTGAACGGTGATCGGCTTGCCCAACCCGTGCAAAACCGCATCCAACTGCTCTTCCGTGAGGGCGCTGACCGGCCCCTCCGCATCGAACCCCATCGCCCGGCCGACCCCATCTAAAACCTGCGGCCACCACTCTTTGACTTCGCCCGATTTGTAGACAAACGGCACAATTGCCCCGTCTCGGACCGGCTTCGACCGATCCGGAATGCACAAGTCCGCATCGAACTCGGTTTTGGTCCCCAAGCCGGTGCATTCCGGACAAGCCCCATAGGGCGAGTTGAACGAGAACATCCGGGGCTCCAGTTCCGGCATCGTGAACCCGCTTTCCGGGCACGAATAGAATTCGCTAAACAGCACATCCACCCATTCGCCAGACGATTCATGGCTAACCGTGACGAGCCCTTTTCCCATTTTTAGCGCGGTCTCAACCGAATCCGCCAACCGCCTCTCAATCCCTTCCTTGACCACCAACCGGTCAATCACAACCTCGATCGTGTGCTGCTTGTATCGGTCCATCGGGATGTCGTCGGTGACTTCGTACATCTCGCCATCCACCCGTACCCGGACAAACCCGGCCTTGCCGATGTCCTCCAATTCCTTTTGGTAGACCCCTTTGCGGCCGCGCACCACCGGGGCCAAAACCTGGATTTTCGCGCCGTCGCCCAATGCCATCGTGGCATCCACAACCATTTCCGGGCTCGACCGCTCAATGGGTTTCCCCGTAGCCGGCGAATAGGGGATCCCGATCCGGGCATAAAGGATCCGGAGGTAGTCATAGATCTCCGTCACGGTGCCCACCGTCGAGCGAGGGTTCCGGCTCGTGCTCTTCTGATCGATGGAGATGGCCGGGCTCAAACCCTCCACGCTATCCACGTCCGGTTTGTCCATCTGGCCCAAAAATTGGCGGGCGTAGGCGCTCAGGCTTTCGACATACCGCCGCTGCCCTTCCGCATAGATCGTGTCAAAGGCCAGGCTGCTCTTGCCGCTGCCGCTCAACCCCGTGATGACCACCAGCTTGTCCCGGGGGATTTCCACCGTGATATCTTTGAGGTTGTTTTCACGCGCGCCGCGGACAACGATTTTCTCGCTCATGGCCAGCGGCCATTCTACTCCGGGGATGTAGACATGATGCTACCTATGCCCATCGGAATCGGCCCCATTATTGACAAAACATTTACAGAAACATCCCCTATTTGGACGGTGGTTTGATACAATGTGGGTGTTCGCCGGGCAGTGGTTCGGCAATTGGAGTGGATGCAAATGAATATCAAACCAGCATTGGCCTTTTTGGCCCTTCTTGCAACGGCAGTTGCCAGCGCCCAACTCAGCTATCACGGCGCAATGAACGATCGACTGACTATTGGCGGCACGGCGGTGGGGAACTACCCCCTCTTCATCGACTCCAATTTCGGGACGCCGGTAGCCACGTTCACCTCGGATGGCATCGATTCCATGCAGGTCACACCGAGCGCAAACGTTGGCGCTTTCGACAGCCGGAATGTCTATTACAGCTTCTCCACCGACAACACGCCGGTGCGGTTCAATTCCCTGGAAGCCACATTCGACGGCAAATTCGTTTACGGCGGGGGGGCGGGAACGGATAGCCTGGATGCCTCGCTTTATGGGGCCGTGCTCCTCTACCAATTCGAAGACGCCAACAACAACAACACTTACGAGTTTGGGGAAACCAGTTTCCTCGCCCTTTCAACCGGGGCCGTCCAGCTGGCCCATCTCACCGGCAACGGCCTGCAGGTTTACAACCACACAATCGCCACGACTCCCAACTACATCCTTGGTGCCAATTCCCACTGGTTTGTTTTGCTGCAATCGTTTGTCCAAGCGAGTGGGTCAGTCGGCGCATCTAGCCCGGCCGTCGTGCTGACAAATGAATACAACAAGAACACATGGGACGGCAACACCGTCACCATCAACCACGAGGCGGTGCCCGAACCAGCTACCCTTGCCTTGGCGCTCCCCGCTTTGGCATTCTTGAAGCGGCGCAAAAAGTCCTGACAGCTCATGTGGGGCCAGGTCTCCCTGGCCCCACCCGTCATTGCGCACAGGGCAAACCGGAAATGTCCAGCCGCAGAACGGGGCGTTCTTCCATCACAACCGCGGCCACATCCTTCCCGTCAACATAGGCGCGCCAAGTTTCCCGCATCGAAGCCCGCTGATCCACCATGAACTGTCGTGTGGCTTCCCGGCGACCATCTTTCATCACAAACACGACCCTCCGGTCCGTTGCCCCCCTGTCGATCACTTGCCAATCGTAACTGAACTCGAATGGCGGGGTGCTCGGTACCATGATCTGCCCGTAATCGACCAAGAACTCATGTTCCGCCAAGTCGTTGCGGCTGATTTGATCCATTTGCCGGAACTTCAATCCTTTGAATCCGGCGATCCGCCCTTGTGGCACCCCGCCCAACTCCATCCGGCCAACCTCTTGCCACGGCGAACGCGAATACACGAGGTCTGTCAGCCCCCGAGCGACGTTCAGGCTGTAAATCATCGTGGAAACCCGGCCATCCCAGGCGACCGCATTCCCATTTGAGAGGGAGTACGCCCGGTCGCCCTCGATCGACGGCCATCCGTCGATTTTCGCCGTCAATAACACGTTGCCGGATTCGATGCTCCCCTGGTAGAGGCCCAGTTCCTCGGTGTTCTGAACCCAGCCTCCAGCAGGGGTCCACCTCATCAGCTTTCCATCCCTCATCTGGACGAGGCTCTCAACCTGGCAGGTGAACCCGTCCCGATCTTTGGCCCGGAACCTGTTTTGGGGCGTCAATTCCAGAATCCGCTGGTAAGGCTTTGTTCCCGCCACAGATTGCATCCCATAGCTACGCGCGCTCAACCCGATCATCAGGCCGAGCAGGGACGCGAGAAAAATGCCGGCCACCACGCCGCGCCGCCCCCAATCCTTGCTCTCGAGGCGGCCATGCAAGATTTGCGAGACCCGGGATTTGAGCCCGCCCGATTCAACCATGGGCAGGGCGGTTCGGGGAACCCCCGAGACTTCCCGGCCCAGCCGCAGGAGCAGCTCGGCATAAGCGATCCGGTCGCCGCCGTGCGCCAACACAGATTCGTCGGCGGCGCGCTCTGCCAGGTTGCGGATCAATCGGGGCAGAGGCCACATCCAAGGGAAGCACCAACCCAAGCAGGCCAGCAGGGCAGCACCCAACGTAGCAAAGCCGTGACCCTTGCGCAAGTGGGCGACCTCATGCCTCAAAGCCAAGCGCACCTCTTGCTCCGGCCAATCGATGGCCGCAGATGGCAATACGATCCACTTCGGAGCCAAAGACCACGGCACCGTCGCCGAGTCAGACAAAGCCAAGAGGCATTCCCGACCCTTCGCCGGCGACTGGTCGACTTCGCCTAGAATTTCCAAAATCCAATCAGGGGCGACGCGCGAACATCCAAGGGCCTTGCGGGCTCTCAGGGCAAATGCCGCGACGGAGAGAACCCCCACTGCCATCCCGCCGATGTAGAACCAGGTCGCGTCTCTTGGCGGCAAGTATTTGGCCCGCTCCGCATCGGTTGCCCGCATCCAATCACCGGGGCTCTTCACGGCCTGCGCGTCCGATAACGCCCACACGCGTGCCGAAACTTTGTCGTCGATTTCGGCGCGGCTGGGACCGTATTTGAATACCGGTGGCCCTGGGACGAAACTGGCATTCCCCACTATTCCCACGACCTGCGATCCAAAAACCCCGCAACCAACCAAACCCAAGGCCAAACCCATCTTCCCGCGGGCGGAAATGCCAGGCAAGGCCAACGCAACCCACAAAAGCAAGCCGACCGCACCGGCAAACAGCCCCATCGCAGGAACGGCCTCCATAATCGCGCTCCACCAGTTCACTCCGTACCCTCCTTGGCCCGGGCGATCAGGGCTTCGAGTTCGGTGATCTCGGCCTCGGTCAGGCGTGTGCGGTCATCCCCCAACAAGCTGAGGGCGGCGGCCCCATGACTCCCGCCAAAAAAAGCGTCCACCACCCGGCCCAACATCCCTTTTCCTGCCGCCTTTGGGCTTTCGACCGGGAAATACACATATTTGCCGTCAACCTCCTCATGGCGGAGATGCCCCTTTTCTTCCAGGATCCGCAGTTGGGCCCGAATGGAACTATAACTCGGCGGGTCGGCCAACTGACCGATCACATCCGAAACCGTCGCTCGGCCAAGCCGATAAACCGATTCCATGATCTGTTGCTCCCGTTTGGAAAACCGTGTCATG is part of the Armatimonadota bacterium genome and encodes:
- the uvrA gene encoding excinuclease ABC subunit UvrA, translated to MSEKIVVRGARENNLKDITVEIPRDKLVVITGLSGSGKSSLAFDTIYAEGQRRYVESLSAYARQFLGQMDKPDVDSVEGLSPAISIDQKSTSRNPRSTVGTVTEIYDYLRILYARIGIPYSPATGKPIERSSPEMVVDATMALGDGAKIQVLAPVVRGRKGVYQKELEDIGKAGFVRVRVDGEMYEVTDDIPMDRYKQHTIEVVIDRLVVKEGIERRLADSVETALKMGKGLVTVSHESSGEWVDVLFSEFYSCPESGFTMPELEPRMFSFNSPYGACPECTGLGTKTEFDADLCIPDRSKPVRDGAIVPFVYKSGEVKEWWPQVLDGVGRAMGFDAEGPVSALTEEQLDAVLHGLGKPITVQMQYAKTTREFNTKWDGVLNVLKKKYEQTESEWVKADLAQYMRTRPCPACGGKRLKPESLCVKLAMRDISEITDMSVGDAFQFFEGLWEKLNERQRTIGERAVKEIRERLGFLNDVGLSYLNLSRSANTLAGGEAQRIRLATQIGSGLMGCLYVLDEPSIGLHQRDNAKLIETLVRLRDLGNTVIVVEHDEDTMRAADWLIDIGPAAGEHGGKIVNEGPYEDFVKRDSPTSRYLTGADRIEVPKQRRKPRSANPLGKQGKK
- a CDS encoding PEP-CTERM sorting domain-containing protein (PEP-CTERM proteins occur, often in large numbers, in the proteomes of bacteria that also encode an exosortase, a predicted intramembrane cysteine proteinase. The presence of a PEP-CTERM domain at a protein's C-terminus predicts cleavage within the sorting domain, followed by covalent anchoring to some some component of the (usually Gram-negative) cell surface. Many PEP-CTERM proteins exhibit an unusual sequence composition that includes large numbers of potential glycosylation sites. Expression of one such protein has been shown restore the ability of a bacterium to form floc, a type of biofilm.); this translates as MKRALSLIFAVLPFAAFGQVVWTDNFDSMSLGSLNGQGGWSESGSATNIVGTVGIVSPFSGTRMATQQPTTGSAAGIHLPTGWSGRTVGNDILSMSGAIYVTAGTQNLGSAIIQVLGLGGSGATRMGFAGIANNSFVYGSGSNLFTGPAATMNTWHLMRLDVDTVNFSTKMYADNVLIGSDTYDPTAVLNNWGFQSTALFGPVSNPVFFDSMQVAAVPEPVSMVGLAVAGLALIRRRSVKR
- a CDS encoding redoxin domain-containing protein; amino-acid sequence: MPKSPMAKLSETVAVGKPAPDFAIKDEKGQEWHLSDYKGKTILLDFWAFW
- the ychF gene encoding redox-regulated ATPase YchF, giving the protein MLQAGIVGLPNVGKSTLFNAVVANAQAQAANFPFCTIEPNVGMVSVPDARLEVLAKISGSENILPARVEFVDIAGLVKGASKGEGLGNQFLANIREVDAIVHVVRCFVNDDITHVHGSVDPLRDIDVINLELVLADLAQVEKRIERARKDAKTNKDAKPEVEALEKILPLLEDGKPARQAQLDEEQASAIRHLGLLSLKPVIYAANVNEEDIATGNSLTQLVEQFAKAEGNDMIVISAQIEAELIELPEEDRGEFLESLGITESGLQNLIRHTYDLLGLQTYFTTGPKETRAWTITKGMKAPQAAAVIHTDFEKGFIRAETVAYADLVENGSMANAKAKGKVRSEGKEYVVQEGDVLHFLFNV
- a CDS encoding thioredoxin family protein, whose amino-acid sequence is MKRVALVASLLVLAAASFAAESADTIMAKAKQQAAKENKNILVKFSASWCGWCHRMDDWMHDTEAGKLVAKQYVVVVLIVDEDDKHKADENPGADDLRHRMGGDQVGIPFFGMLDKTGKVLATSNPNKEKPGNIGFPVEDSEIEHFLKMVADTSKLTKAQIEQVRASLKESAKKIKGGGL
- a CDS encoding M56 family metallopeptidase, which produces MNWWSAIMEAVPAMGLFAGAVGLLLWVALALPGISARGKMGLALGLVGCGVFGSQVVGIVGNASFVPGPPVFKYGPSRAEIDDKVSARVWALSDAQAVKSPGDWMRATDAERAKYLPPRDATWFYIGGMAVGVLSVAAFALRARKALGCSRVAPDWILEILGEVDQSPAKGRECLLALSDSATVPWSLAPKWIVLPSAAIDWPEQEVRLALRHEVAHLRKGHGFATLGAALLACLGWCFPWMWPLPRLIRNLAERAADESVLAHGGDRIAYAELLLRLGREVSGVPRTALPMVESGGLKSRVSQILHGRLESKDWGRRGVVAGIFLASLLGLMIGLSARSYGMQSVAGTKPYQRILELTPQNRFRAKDRDGFTCQVESLVQMRDGKLMRWTPAGGWVQNTEELGLYQGSIESGNVLLTAKIDGWPSIEGDRAYSLSNGNAVAWDGRVSTMIYSLNVARGLTDLVYSRSPWQEVGRMELGGVPQGRIAGFKGLKFRQMDQISRNDLAEHEFLVDYGQIMVPSTPPFEFSYDWQVIDRGATDRRVVFVMKDGRREATRQFMVDQRASMRETWRAYVDGKDVAAVVMEERPVLRLDISGLPCAQ
- a CDS encoding TlpA family protein disulfide reductase, which produces MKIPLMLAATALTFSGCSPSLPAKAAAPAPPAQSKPGQLSGTVKVGSPAPDFELPDESGVMWKLSDYRGKTVLLDFWGFWCPYCVQELPDLRKINDSLKGRDFVLLGINTDAADAGQIKKQLAKSPVDWRQGLIPDKAPMHADYQVSEFPTKVLIDKKGTVVYIGNTITKEAIEPYL
- a CDS encoding ribonuclease J is translated as MSLFKIIPLGGTGEIGKNCTVVESADDIVVVDCGISFPHEEHYGVDIVIPDFTYLLENREKVRGIVLTHAHEDHVGALSYLLTELNVPLYCSPLTEALVGMKLEERARNIEPKFVRMTPGEKFILGGFEIEPVRVTHSIPETSAIAFHTSEGVILFTADFKFDKAPVDKLLSDESRLKELGEEGVLLLLCDTTNVDRPGWSNSESEVGPSLKEIFSAAESRVFVTQFSSNIHRMQQICDSAKAAGRKVSIAGRRMEQTFNLCRRLGYLNVAREDTVPIEDSTKLPNDQVVIIVTGSQGEPNAALSQMSRREYNRVKVRKGDTIVYSARPIPGNEGGIWRVVNNLIRQGAKVITDYPTPVHTSGHASQDEIKQMYELTKPFYFAPVHGEPRHQRKMADLLVEWGHAPHRIYTLENGQTLNIGPESAWVEEGAPFGEVFIDQNSHVPVSESVLRHRHTLAHDGVFVITVVVDRQHGELATRPRADVRGLNAEAGAVEDVMDDLSSILAKLSPSELTVPDYLSAQILEASGKLIWRSTRQRPLVIPIVELI